One Romeriopsis navalis LEGE 11480 genomic window carries:
- the apcA gene encoding allophycocyanin subunit alpha — MSIVTKSIVNADAEARYLSPGELDRIKGFVGSGEQRLRIAEALTGGRERIIKQAGDQLFQKRPDVVSPGGNAYGEEMTATCLRDLDYYLRLVTYGVVAGDVTPIEEIGIVGAKEMYNSLGTSIDAVIEGVRAMKTVATSLLSGEDAAEAGAYFDYVIGAMS, encoded by the coding sequence ATGAGTATTGTCACGAAATCCATCGTGAACGCAGATGCCGAGGCGCGCTACCTCAGCCCCGGCGAACTCGATCGTATCAAAGGCTTTGTTGGTTCTGGTGAGCAGCGTCTACGCATTGCTGAAGCCTTGACTGGTGGTCGTGAGCGCATCATCAAGCAAGCTGGGGACCAGTTGTTCCAGAAGCGTCCGGATGTGGTTTCCCCTGGTGGTAACGCATACGGCGAAGAAATGACTGCAACTTGCCTGCGTGACCTCGACTATTACCTGCGTCTTGTGACTTACGGTGTTGTTGCTGGTGACGTCACTCCGATCGAAGAAATCGGCATTGTCGGTGCGAAGGAAATGTATAACTCCTTGGGCACCTCGATCGATGCTGTGATCGAAGGCGTTCGCGCAATGAAAACTGTTGCTACTTCCTTGTTGTCTGGCGAAGATGCAGCTGAAGCTGGCGCATATTTTGACTACGTTATCGGCGCAATGAGCTAG
- a CDS encoding phycobilisome linker polypeptide, with protein sequence MRMFKVTACVPSQTRIRTQRELQNTFFTKLVPYDNWFREQQRIQKMGGKIVKVELATGQQGRNTGLA encoded by the coding sequence ATGAGAATGTTTAAGGTGACTGCCTGCGTGCCTAGTCAGACTCGGATTCGCACCCAGCGTGAGTTGCAGAACACCTTCTTCACGAAGCTAGTGCCCTACGATAACTGGTTCCGTGAGCAACAGCGCATCCAAAAAATGGGTGGCAAAATTGTGAAAGTTGAGCTGGCAACCGGTCAGCAAGGTCGTAATACTGGTTTGGCCTAA
- the apcB gene encoding allophycocyanin subunit beta, whose translation MQDAITSVINSSDVQGKYLDGSALEKLKGYFVTGELRVRAASTISANAAAIVRDAVAKSLLYSDSTRPGGNMYTTRRYAACIRDMDYYLRYSTYAMLAGDPSILDERVLNGLKETYSSLGVPAGNTVNAIQAMKEVTASLVGSDAGREMGVYFDYICSGLS comes from the coding sequence ATGCAAGACGCAATTACCTCTGTAATTAATTCTTCCGACGTCCAAGGTAAGTACCTTGATGGTTCGGCACTTGAGAAGCTCAAGGGCTATTTTGTCACTGGCGAACTGCGTGTTCGTGCGGCAAGCACAATTTCCGCTAACGCTGCAGCCATCGTGCGTGACGCAGTTGCGAAGTCTTTGTTGTACTCTGATTCGACTCGTCCCGGCGGCAACATGTATACGACTCGTCGTTATGCTGCTTGTATCCGTGACATGGACTACTACTTGCGTTATTCGACTTACGCAATGCTAGCTGGCGATCCTTCCATCTTGGATGAGCGCGTATTGAACGGCTTGAAGGAAACTTATAGCTCCTTGGGCGTTCCTGCTGGTAACACTGTTAATGCCATTCAGGCGATGAAAGAAGTAACTGCTTCTTTGGTTGGTTCTGACGCTGGCCGTGAAATGGGCGTTTACTTCGACTACATCTGCTCTGGCTTGAGCTAG